The following are encoded in a window of Arthrobacter sp. OAP107 genomic DNA:
- a CDS encoding nickel transporter: protein MTALTQFATMYREREQLPLRTRLLATFGAVGILHLAAVLLLVAGTAASGQPLALGLVLTAYLAGIKHSYDWDHIAAIDNSTRKFVAQRQDPTSVGFAFSLGHSSVVILAGALVVSGVSLVGRFMTEGSTGNLVLGLIGSGVSGLFLLAMGIFNGSAFLGAARSYRRVRGGGTVLPGELEAKGFVARLMAKPLARVRRPRNVYVIGFLFGLGFDTATTIGLLVMTTAASLAGVSPVALLALPLAFTAAMTLCDTTNGVAMMRMYRSAIQDPLRKLGFNAVITGLSAVSALFVAVITLGGFFSEAFGLTDPLTAWLAGIDLGDAGLLLVAAFLALWGVATLRARRRAVS from the coding sequence CCTGCTGGCCACGTTTGGTGCGGTGGGCATTCTCCATCTTGCCGCGGTCCTTCTCCTTGTTGCCGGTACCGCTGCATCCGGGCAGCCGCTGGCTCTCGGACTGGTGCTCACGGCGTATCTTGCCGGCATCAAGCACAGCTACGACTGGGACCATATCGCCGCGATCGACAACTCCACCCGGAAGTTCGTGGCACAGCGGCAGGACCCCACGAGCGTGGGATTCGCCTTTAGCCTGGGGCACAGTTCGGTGGTGATCCTGGCCGGGGCGCTGGTTGTTTCCGGAGTCTCCCTGGTGGGCAGGTTCATGACCGAGGGCAGCACCGGGAACCTGGTCCTGGGGCTGATCGGCAGCGGTGTTTCCGGCCTGTTCCTGCTGGCCATGGGGATCTTCAACGGGTCGGCGTTCCTTGGCGCCGCCAGGTCCTACCGCAGGGTCCGCGGCGGCGGAACGGTGCTGCCCGGCGAGCTGGAAGCGAAGGGCTTTGTGGCCCGCCTTATGGCCAAGCCGCTGGCCAGGGTGCGGCGGCCCAGGAACGTGTACGTGATCGGATTCCTGTTCGGGCTGGGTTTTGATACTGCCACCACCATCGGGCTCCTGGTGATGACGACGGCGGCTTCCCTGGCGGGCGTTTCGCCCGTGGCGCTGCTGGCGCTGCCGCTCGCGTTCACCGCCGCCATGACCCTGTGCGACACGACGAACGGCGTGGCCATGATGCGGATGTACAGGTCAGCCATTCAGGATCCCCTGCGCAAACTGGGGTTCAATGCCGTCATCACGGGGCTTTCGGCAGTGTCCGCGCTTTTCGTCGCCGTGATAACCCTCGGCGGCTTCTTCAGCGAGGCTTTCGGGCTGACGGACCCGCTCACGGCCTGGCTGGCCGGCATCGACCTGGGCGACGCCGGGCTGCTGCTGGTGGCTGCATTCCTGGCGCTGTGGGGAGTGGCCACCCTGAGGGCGCGCCGGAGGGCTGTTTCCTAG
- a CDS encoding TetR/AcrR family transcriptional regulator C-terminal domain-containing protein yields MGRPLLPLISVEALTAAALELVDESGDFSFPKLAKKIGVSQSSIYNHVSGRDQILELLRHRIITEEPYPPVNHSDWEGALRVLIRAYRDAFARHPRLAPLLVLQSITDPAVIGLYEDLALALESAGFRGRDVVAAISTIDSFALGAALDLAAPEVVWDPPAEGYPTLHRALGNAGPSEERGGHAFDFGLDVVIGGLRAKLGGQATRA; encoded by the coding sequence ATGGGGCGCCCGCTCCTTCCGCTGATATCCGTGGAGGCTCTGACGGCGGCCGCGCTGGAGCTGGTCGATGAAAGCGGCGACTTCAGCTTTCCGAAGCTGGCGAAAAAGATCGGCGTCAGCCAGTCCTCCATCTACAACCACGTCAGCGGCCGGGACCAGATACTGGAACTGCTGCGGCACCGGATCATCACCGAGGAGCCGTACCCTCCGGTAAACCACAGCGACTGGGAGGGCGCGCTGCGCGTCCTGATCCGCGCGTACCGGGACGCCTTCGCCCGCCACCCGCGGCTGGCTCCGCTGCTGGTGCTGCAGTCCATCACGGATCCAGCGGTCATCGGCCTCTACGAGGACCTGGCCCTGGCCCTGGAGAGCGCGGGCTTCCGGGGGCGCGATGTGGTGGCGGCCATCTCCACGATCGACAGCTTTGCCCTCGGTGCGGCCCTGGACCTGGCCGCGCCGGAAGTGGTGTGGGACCCGCCGGCGGAGGGCTATCCCACGCTGCACCGTGCGCTCGGCAATGCGGGGCCGTCAGAGGAACGGGGCGGGCACGCCTTCGATTTCGGCCTGGACGTGGTCATCGGTGGGCTCCGGGCGAAGCTGGGCGGCCAGGCGACGCGCGCCTAG
- a CDS encoding substrate-binding domain-containing protein has product MLSSKAPRTVTHRLLAIGAVLTLGTLSLTACGGSSSTTSSAGSSSAEKVGVSLIVKTTSNPFFVSMQDGAKKAAETDGVDLKLAAGKADGDEETQIQAIENAISKGDKGILITPNGPSVVDALKKAKDAGLFVIALDTPPDPADAADITFATDNFAAGELIGKWTAAQLGGKKATIALLDLFDDKVVSVDYNRDQGFLTGLGIDTADKKKNGDEAKTGKYTGGKGGDYEIVGSQASQGAEDGGRTAMETLLAKNPNINVVYTINEPAAAGAFEALKSAGKEKDVLVVSVDGGCSGVNNVKAGVIGATAQQYPVKMAELGVKAIVELAKTGKKPANSPGLDFYNTGVELVTDKAVDGVKSITTSEASKVCWGK; this is encoded by the coding sequence ATGTTGAGTTCCAAAGCCCCGCGGACAGTCACCCACCGCCTGCTTGCCATCGGTGCAGTACTGACCCTCGGCACGCTCAGCCTCACCGCTTGCGGCGGGAGTTCGTCAACCACCTCGTCAGCCGGAAGCTCTTCGGCCGAGAAGGTCGGCGTGTCCCTGATCGTCAAGACCACCTCGAACCCGTTCTTCGTTTCCATGCAGGACGGCGCCAAGAAGGCCGCCGAAACCGACGGCGTGGACCTCAAGCTGGCAGCAGGCAAGGCCGACGGCGACGAAGAGACGCAGATCCAGGCGATCGAAAACGCAATCTCCAAGGGAGACAAGGGCATCCTCATCACGCCCAACGGCCCTTCGGTCGTCGATGCGCTGAAGAAGGCCAAGGATGCCGGGCTGTTCGTCATCGCCCTGGACACCCCGCCGGACCCGGCCGACGCCGCCGACATCACGTTCGCCACCGACAACTTCGCCGCCGGTGAACTGATCGGCAAGTGGACCGCCGCGCAGCTCGGCGGCAAGAAGGCCACGATCGCGCTGCTGGACCTGTTCGACGACAAGGTCGTCTCAGTGGACTACAACCGGGACCAGGGCTTCCTCACCGGCCTCGGCATCGACACCGCGGACAAGAAGAAGAACGGTGACGAGGCCAAGACCGGCAAATACACCGGCGGTAAGGGCGGCGACTACGAAATCGTGGGCAGCCAGGCTAGCCAGGGCGCCGAAGACGGCGGCCGGACCGCCATGGAAACGCTCCTCGCCAAGAACCCGAACATCAATGTGGTCTACACCATCAACGAGCCAGCTGCGGCCGGCGCCTTCGAGGCGCTGAAGTCAGCCGGCAAGGAAAAGGACGTGCTGGTGGTCTCGGTGGACGGCGGCTGCTCGGGCGTCAACAACGTCAAGGCCGGCGTGATCGGCGCCACTGCCCAGCAGTACCCGGTGAAGATGGCGGAACTGGGCGTCAAGGCCATCGTTGAGCTGGCCAAGACCGGCAAGAAGCCGGCCAACTCACCAGGCCTGGACTTCTACAACACCGGTGTTGAACTCGTGACGGATAAGGCCGTTGACGGCGTCAAGAGCATCACCACATCAGAGGCCTCCAAGGTCTGCTGGGGCAAGTAA
- a CDS encoding putative quinol monooxygenase, which produces MTKTLYAEFTVKPGSEARVAEMMRELTEQVRSEPGNQLFLPYTRESNPREYFVFEVYQDEAAFQEHISADYGARFNGELADHIEEDGSVLTWLQPVH; this is translated from the coding sequence ATGACCAAGACGCTCTACGCCGAATTCACCGTCAAGCCCGGCAGCGAAGCCCGCGTGGCCGAAATGATGCGCGAACTCACCGAGCAGGTGCGCAGTGAGCCCGGCAATCAGCTGTTCCTGCCGTACACCCGGGAAAGCAACCCCCGGGAGTACTTCGTGTTCGAGGTCTACCAGGACGAGGCAGCCTTCCAGGAGCACATCTCGGCGGACTACGGCGCCCGGTTCAATGGGGAGCTCGCGGACCATATTGAGGAGGACGGTTCGGTTCTGACCTGGCTGCAGCCGGTCCACTAG
- a CDS encoding LacI family DNA-binding transcriptional regulator → MRHVAALAGVGIKTVSRVMNDEPGVSEATRQRVLGASQQLNYQLDMAAGSLRRAGRRTLSIGLLLPSVSNPFSGEIHRALEDSLAARGIAVFAASLDDDPEREKALVAAFLGRRVDGLVLTPIAKSQSYVIPEHSRDLPMVFIDREPVGIEADAVVTDNAVGSAMAASHLIAQGHTKLAYLGDRTDIQTARERRRGFIEEVGRAAIATSSVPVLENLHDEDSARQAALQLLTSEDPPTAIFSSQNLVTFGVMRALKELGASKRVALVGFDDFTLADMMEPGVTVIAQHPDRIGKLAAERLLARIDGDHSPAQTYVVPSELIIRGSGELRPPD, encoded by the coding sequence ATGCGCCATGTCGCGGCACTGGCGGGCGTCGGCATCAAGACCGTCTCCCGGGTGATGAACGATGAGCCGGGTGTCTCAGAGGCGACCCGCCAGCGTGTACTCGGCGCTTCCCAGCAGCTCAATTACCAGTTGGACATGGCTGCGGGAAGCCTTCGCCGGGCGGGCCGCCGGACCCTTTCCATCGGCCTCCTGCTGCCGAGCGTGTCCAATCCCTTCAGCGGTGAGATTCACCGCGCCCTGGAAGATTCCCTGGCCGCCCGAGGCATTGCGGTCTTCGCCGCCAGCCTCGATGACGACCCCGAAAGGGAGAAGGCCCTGGTTGCCGCCTTCCTGGGCAGGCGCGTGGACGGCCTGGTCCTGACGCCGATTGCAAAAAGCCAGTCCTATGTCATCCCGGAGCACTCACGTGACCTGCCCATGGTCTTCATCGACCGTGAACCCGTGGGCATCGAGGCTGATGCAGTGGTGACGGATAACGCGGTCGGATCTGCCATGGCTGCCAGCCATCTGATAGCACAGGGCCACACGAAGCTCGCCTATCTGGGTGACCGCACAGATATCCAGACTGCCCGCGAACGCCGGCGCGGCTTCATCGAAGAAGTCGGCAGGGCGGCCATCGCGACCTCCTCGGTTCCAGTGCTCGAAAATCTCCATGACGAGGATTCGGCGAGGCAGGCCGCCCTTCAGCTGCTGACATCGGAGGACCCGCCCACAGCCATCTTCTCCAGCCAGAACCTCGTCACGTTCGGCGTTATGCGGGCGCTGAAGGAGCTTGGCGCCAGCAAGCGCGTTGCCCTTGTCGGCTTCGACGACTTCACCCTGGCCGACATGATGGAGCCGGGCGTGACCGTGATTGCCCAGCATCCCGACCGGATCGGAAAGCTCGCTGCCGAACGCCTGCTGGCCCGGATCGACGGCGACCACAGCCCGGCGCAGACCTACGTCGTCCCCTCAGAGCTCATAATCCGCGGGTCCGGCGAGCTCCGCCCGCCAGACTGA
- a CDS encoding carbohydrate kinase, producing the protein MVIGEALVDVVASAEGAVEHPGGSPSNVAYGLGLLGIRTALLTSIGDDDRGRAIEAHLQRAGVTLLPGSRTPGRTASATATLAADGSATYDFDIRWELPPVAPPSLPKVLHTGSIATFLAPGAAAVRTLLEQSHRECVVTYDPNIRPALLGSQAEARTIFEELVPLTDVVKLSDEDARWLYPDLQLEDTAARILGLGAGLAVVTRGSEGSLLATAELQLVVPAVRSTVADTIGAGDSYMSALIYGLLARGSDGLAPAVLETLGRTASKAAAITVRRPGANPPTAAELLADLPEDVASAVA; encoded by the coding sequence ATCGTCATCGGTGAAGCGCTGGTGGACGTCGTCGCCTCTGCTGAAGGTGCCGTTGAGCACCCGGGCGGATCGCCGTCGAACGTTGCCTATGGGCTGGGCCTGCTCGGCATCCGAACCGCGCTGCTCACCTCCATCGGCGACGACGACCGCGGGCGGGCCATCGAGGCGCACCTGCAGCGCGCGGGCGTCACGCTCCTGCCCGGCTCCAGGACCCCGGGCAGAACGGCCAGCGCCACCGCGACACTGGCCGCAGACGGCTCCGCGACCTATGACTTCGATATCCGCTGGGAATTGCCGCCGGTAGCCCCGCCGTCCCTTCCAAAGGTGCTCCACACCGGCTCGATCGCAACCTTCCTGGCTCCGGGCGCGGCAGCAGTCAGGACCCTGCTGGAGCAGTCGCACCGCGAATGCGTGGTCACCTACGATCCCAACATCCGCCCGGCACTCCTCGGCAGCCAGGCTGAGGCCCGGACCATCTTCGAGGAGCTGGTCCCGCTCACCGACGTGGTCAAGCTGAGCGACGAGGATGCCCGCTGGCTGTACCCCGACCTGCAACTCGAGGACACCGCGGCACGGATCCTGGGCCTTGGTGCCGGGCTGGCGGTCGTCACACGCGGTTCCGAGGGGTCGCTGCTTGCCACTGCCGAACTGCAGCTGGTGGTGCCGGCCGTCCGGTCAACAGTGGCCGACACCATCGGCGCCGGGGATTCGTACATGTCGGCGCTGATCTACGGACTGCTGGCGCGCGGATCGGACGGCCTGGCACCGGCCGTCCTGGAAACGCTGGGCCGCACCGCCTCGAAGGCCGCCGCGATCACCGTGCGCCGCCCCGGAGCCAACCCGCCCACGGCGGCGGAGCTCTTGGCGGACCTGCCTGAGGACGTAGCGTCCGCCGTCGCCTAG
- a CDS encoding amidohydrolase produces the protein MKADVTIFAATVHTMDGPPSGSTAPQAVAVRDGVIAAVGSRAEAAGWQAAEVIDFGDGVLTPGLVDCHMHPVFGVELTRGCDLSGAADLAAVRALLRAEAAATAPDDWVRGWGLDPNVFGSAAAHRELIEDAVSGRPCLIRLFDGHSALASSRALEIAGVTGPRSFDQAAEVVCDGSGRPTGLLLEAAAVELVARVMPAESFGERKARLAELLTQFSRAGLTGAHVMDCSDDSLELYRALEEETDGGLPLRLRISPWCMPGSGEPEWRALAGQIGTGGRRWQVAGIKLFVDGTVDNGTAWLFEPDAYGESVAPFWPRPEEYAEAVRYFAGRGIPTATHAIGDAGVAAVLDAFESLPPGTGDTPALPGVHRIEHLETVPDELIGRFSRSGLIASMQPTHCTHYSRADHTDNWSTRLGTERANNAWRCADLRAAGATLGLGSDWPIAPFEPLPILADAQLRRRSGRPGEQPIAPGQALTARQALEGYTSHAARAAGEWQVSGSIAVGKRADFTVFDVDPLAAAPDDLAAARVLATFVDGQVQHSVAVSGRQLA, from the coding sequence ATGAAAGCTGATGTGACCATCTTCGCCGCTACCGTCCACACCATGGACGGCCCGCCGTCAGGCAGCACAGCGCCGCAGGCCGTTGCCGTCCGGGACGGCGTGATCGCCGCCGTCGGTAGCCGCGCGGAGGCGGCCGGCTGGCAGGCCGCGGAGGTCATCGACTTCGGTGACGGCGTGCTGACCCCGGGCCTGGTGGACTGCCACATGCACCCCGTGTTTGGTGTGGAACTGACCCGGGGGTGCGACCTGTCCGGTGCCGCGGACCTGGCTGCGGTGCGCGCGCTCCTGCGAGCCGAGGCGGCCGCAACAGCCCCGGACGACTGGGTGCGCGGATGGGGGCTGGACCCCAATGTGTTCGGATCCGCCGCCGCCCACCGTGAACTGATTGAGGACGCCGTCTCCGGACGGCCGTGCCTTATCCGCCTGTTCGACGGCCATTCCGCGCTCGCGAGTTCCCGGGCCCTCGAGATCGCGGGGGTCACCGGTCCGCGTTCCTTCGACCAGGCCGCCGAGGTGGTCTGCGACGGAAGCGGCAGGCCGACGGGGCTCCTGCTGGAGGCGGCCGCCGTCGAACTCGTTGCCCGGGTGATGCCCGCCGAGTCCTTCGGAGAACGGAAGGCACGGCTGGCTGAACTGCTGACACAGTTTTCACGGGCCGGGCTGACTGGGGCGCACGTAATGGACTGCAGCGACGATTCGCTGGAGCTTTACCGGGCGCTCGAGGAAGAGACCGACGGCGGTCTGCCATTGCGCCTGCGTATTTCGCCGTGGTGCATGCCCGGCTCCGGTGAACCGGAATGGCGCGCGCTGGCCGGGCAGATCGGCACCGGCGGGCGGCGCTGGCAGGTGGCCGGCATCAAGCTGTTCGTCGACGGCACGGTGGACAACGGAACTGCCTGGCTGTTTGAACCTGATGCCTATGGTGAGTCGGTGGCTCCGTTCTGGCCCCGGCCCGAGGAGTACGCCGAGGCCGTCCGGTACTTCGCCGGGCGCGGCATTCCCACCGCCACACACGCGATCGGCGACGCCGGGGTGGCCGCGGTCCTGGATGCCTTCGAGTCCCTGCCTCCGGGCACGGGGGATACTCCGGCGTTGCCGGGAGTGCACCGGATTGAACACCTCGAAACCGTTCCGGACGAGCTGATCGGGAGGTTTTCCCGGTCCGGCCTCATCGCCAGCATGCAGCCCACGCACTGCACGCACTACTCCCGCGCCGACCACACGGACAACTGGTCCACCCGGCTCGGCACCGAACGGGCCAACAACGCCTGGCGCTGCGCGGACCTCCGGGCCGCGGGAGCCACGCTCGGGCTTGGCTCTGACTGGCCGATCGCCCCGTTCGAACCGCTGCCCATCCTGGCGGACGCGCAATTACGACGGCGGTCGGGCCGCCCGGGCGAACAGCCGATTGCTCCAGGCCAGGCCCTTACGGCCCGGCAGGCGCTCGAAGGGTACACCTCGCACGCGGCCCGGGCCGCGGGGGAGTGGCAGGTTTCCGGCTCCATCGCAGTGGGCAAGCGCGCGGACTTCACGGTGTTCGACGTGGATCCGCTGGCGGCTGCTCCGGATGACCTTGCAGCGGCCCGGGTCCTGGCGACCTTCGTGGACGGGCAGGTGCAGCACTCGGTGGCCGTGTCGGGCAGGCAGCTGGCTTAG
- a CDS encoding ATP-binding cassette domain-containing protein codes for MTATEFQPAKTEVRQPILQARNLVKTFGRVVGLDGVSLDLYPGEVLAIIGDNGAGKSTLIKCLTGAEVPDSGELKVSGQPVHFKRPQDARVHGIETVYQNLAVSPALDVASNLFLGREERLAGPLGKLFRVLDTKGMRRKAKEELTRLGISTLQDVTVPVENLSGGQRQAVAVARAAAFGSKVVVLDEPTAALGVRESNQVLQLVRDLRDRGLPVILISHNMPHVFDVADRIHIQRLGKCAATITPQSHSMTDAVAIMTGAATA; via the coding sequence ATGACCGCCACAGAATTCCAGCCAGCCAAGACTGAAGTCCGCCAGCCGATCCTGCAGGCCAGGAACCTTGTCAAAACCTTCGGACGCGTCGTGGGCCTGGACGGCGTGAGCCTGGACCTGTACCCGGGCGAAGTCCTGGCCATCATCGGCGACAACGGCGCAGGAAAATCCACCCTCATCAAGTGCCTCACCGGCGCGGAGGTGCCGGACTCCGGCGAACTGAAGGTCTCCGGGCAGCCGGTGCACTTCAAACGCCCCCAGGACGCACGCGTCCACGGCATCGAAACCGTCTATCAGAACCTCGCGGTCTCGCCTGCACTGGACGTCGCATCCAACCTGTTCCTGGGCCGCGAAGAACGGCTTGCCGGCCCGCTGGGGAAGCTCTTCCGTGTCCTTGACACCAAGGGCATGCGCCGCAAGGCCAAGGAGGAACTGACCCGGCTCGGCATCTCGACGCTCCAGGATGTGACGGTCCCGGTGGAGAACCTGTCCGGCGGCCAGCGCCAGGCGGTGGCAGTGGCCCGCGCCGCGGCGTTCGGCTCCAAGGTGGTTGTCCTCGATGAGCCGACCGCGGCCCTCGGCGTCCGGGAGTCGAACCAGGTCCTGCAGCTGGTCCGCGATCTCCGGGACCGGGGCCTGCCGGTCATCCTGATCAGCCACAACATGCCCCACGTGTTCGATGTCGCTGACCGGATCCACATCCAGCGGCTCGGGAAGTGCGCCGCCACCATCACCCCGCAGTCACACAGCATGACCGACGCCGTGGCGATCATGACGGGCGCCGCCACCGCCTGA
- a CDS encoding APC family permease, whose protein sequence is MPDIQTRPPASSADGALKRNALGTGGIAFLVISAAAPLTVMAGVAPVAINVGGIGAPAGYLLAGLVLTLFAVGFMAMTRHVKAAGGFYTYISLAMGKTAGLASAILAIVSYNCLQIGVYGLFAVQTHDMLKVVFGLEVPWPAIALAAVAAVWFLGYRGIDVGAKVLGVLLVAETGILALMGVGILGSGGAHGISMGSFSPENAFGPGVLAILGICFAAFMGFESTVLYRSEARDPDRSVPRATYIAVGFMSVFYAFIVWAVVQAYGEDRAAEAAGELAGGMFFQTISHYVGPWAEVAMYMLIVTSVYASQLAFHNAINRYVYMLARDGVLPAFLGQTHPKFKSPHRAGQVQTLLAAAVITVCAVLNADPYQQLLIWVNTPGIFGIVGLQGLVSVAAFLYLRRNPDAVTHRLMVPLSLASAILLFGVVLLIGFNIELLTFADALTNTILILVTPLVFIAGLLAARWVRRHRPETFAQIGSFETHES, encoded by the coding sequence GTGCCGGATATCCAAACCAGACCTCCGGCGTCGTCTGCGGACGGCGCCCTCAAGCGCAATGCCCTGGGCACGGGCGGCATTGCCTTCCTCGTCATTTCGGCGGCAGCGCCGCTGACCGTCATGGCGGGCGTTGCCCCGGTGGCCATCAACGTCGGCGGCATCGGCGCCCCGGCCGGCTACCTGCTGGCAGGCCTCGTGCTCACCCTCTTCGCCGTCGGCTTCATGGCCATGACCCGCCACGTGAAGGCGGCCGGGGGCTTCTACACCTACATTTCACTGGCCATGGGCAAGACGGCGGGACTCGCCTCAGCCATCCTGGCGATCGTCTCCTACAACTGCCTGCAGATCGGCGTCTACGGCCTCTTTGCCGTCCAGACCCACGACATGCTCAAGGTCGTCTTCGGGCTCGAGGTGCCCTGGCCGGCGATCGCCCTGGCCGCGGTGGCCGCCGTTTGGTTCCTCGGCTACCGGGGCATCGACGTCGGCGCGAAGGTGCTCGGTGTGCTCCTGGTTGCCGAGACCGGCATCCTGGCCCTGATGGGGGTAGGCATCCTCGGCAGCGGCGGCGCGCACGGCATCAGCATGGGCTCCTTCAGCCCGGAGAACGCGTTCGGGCCGGGCGTCCTGGCCATCCTCGGCATCTGCTTCGCCGCCTTCATGGGCTTCGAATCCACAGTGCTGTACCGCTCGGAGGCCCGCGACCCGGACAGGTCGGTGCCGCGTGCCACCTACATCGCCGTCGGCTTCATGTCCGTGTTCTATGCCTTCATCGTTTGGGCAGTCGTGCAGGCCTACGGCGAGGACCGTGCCGCGGAAGCCGCCGGCGAGCTGGCCGGCGGGATGTTCTTCCAGACCATCAGCCATTATGTAGGCCCCTGGGCCGAGGTGGCGATGTACATGCTGATCGTCACCAGCGTTTACGCCTCACAGCTGGCCTTCCACAACGCGATCAACCGCTACGTCTACATGCTGGCGCGCGACGGCGTGCTGCCGGCCTTCCTGGGACAGACCCACCCCAAGTTCAAGTCGCCGCACCGGGCAGGACAGGTGCAGACACTCCTCGCCGCCGCGGTCATCACCGTGTGCGCAGTCCTGAACGCCGATCCGTACCAGCAGCTGCTGATCTGGGTGAACACCCCCGGGATCTTTGGCATCGTCGGACTGCAGGGCCTCGTGTCGGTGGCCGCTTTCCTCTACCTGCGCCGGAATCCCGACGCCGTCACGCACCGGCTGATGGTCCCGCTCAGTTTGGCGTCGGCCATCCTGCTCTTCGGAGTGGTGCTGCTGATCGGGTTCAACATCGAACTGCTCACCTTCGCCGACGCCCTGACCAACACCATCCTCATCCTGGTAACCCCGCTCGTCTTTATCGCCGGACTCCTGGCCGCCCGCTGGGTGCGCCGCCACCGGCCGGAAACCTTCGCCCAGATTGGAAGCTTCGAAACCCATGAAAGCTGA
- a CDS encoding VOC family protein, whose product MACRISELVLNCADPELLARFWSEVLGYVELDREDGAIEIGPPDAGFGGLQPTIILSPSSDPRTGKLPLHIDVNPVDRDQDAELERLLALGARPADVGQTGDEQWHVLADPEGNEFCLLRRRLEPVTS is encoded by the coding sequence ATGGCATGCCGTATCAGCGAACTTGTCCTCAACTGCGCCGACCCAGAGCTGCTCGCGCGGTTCTGGAGCGAGGTCCTCGGCTACGTCGAGCTCGACCGGGAGGATGGTGCGATCGAAATCGGCCCGCCCGACGCCGGGTTCGGCGGCCTGCAGCCCACCATCATCCTGAGCCCCAGCAGCGACCCGCGGACCGGAAAGCTGCCCCTGCACATCGACGTCAACCCCGTCGACCGGGACCAGGACGCCGAGCTGGAACGGTTGCTGGCCCTGGGCGCCCGTCCCGCCGACGTCGGGCAGACCGGCGACGAGCAGTGGCACGTTCTGGCCGACCCGGAGGGTAACGAGTTCTGCCTCCTGCGCAGGCGGCTTGAGCCGGTCACCTCCTAG